In Sporosarcina psychrophila, a genomic segment contains:
- a CDS encoding ABC transporter permease, with amino-acid sequence MKMNFNNPVLFKELKLRFRSPKSFVGILFYLIAMCIFVFGFIFATMTMSGTSYFRPSESFILFGLLAFIQLGLVLFITPGLTAGAISSEREKQTLSILLTTSQSSFQIISGKLSSSIAFLLLLIVAGLPVYSLVFLFGGISPLDFVKVFFFLFVTLLAIGSVGVMFSTLIRRTIVSMIATYGTMLFLSVVTGFIFLIVMQMIEFNHMGTGTPPTSMLGHILASINPAILFASFLSTGMGDSISEMTQVKFPIWIGYLIFYLSLTVISLFISVKKLRVNMKRSK; translated from the coding sequence ATGAAGATGAATTTCAATAATCCGGTTCTCTTTAAAGAATTGAAACTAAGGTTCCGCTCACCAAAAAGTTTCGTTGGTATCCTATTCTACTTGATAGCAATGTGTATTTTTGTTTTTGGTTTCATCTTTGCGACAATGACTATGTCAGGGACGTCTTATTTCAGACCTAGTGAAAGTTTCATCTTGTTTGGGTTGTTAGCATTTATCCAACTAGGACTTGTGTTATTCATCACTCCGGGTTTGACGGCTGGAGCAATTAGTTCGGAAAGGGAAAAACAAACGCTGTCAATTTTATTGACGACATCACAAAGTTCATTTCAAATTATTTCAGGAAAGTTGTCGTCATCAATCGCATTCCTGTTGCTGCTCATTGTGGCGGGATTACCGGTCTATAGTTTAGTATTCCTATTCGGCGGTATCTCTCCATTGGACTTTGTTAAAGTGTTCTTTTTCTTATTTGTAACGCTTCTTGCAATCGGCAGTGTAGGTGTTATGTTCTCCACGCTTATTCGCCGGACGATTGTTTCGATGATTGCAACGTATGGAACAATGCTGTTTCTATCGGTCGTCACTGGGTTCATATTCTTGATTGTTATGCAAATGATAGAGTTCAATCACATGGGAACAGGTACGCCGCCAACTTCAATGCTTGGGCATATTCTGGCGTCAATTAATCCTGCAATCCTCTTCGCATCATTCCTTTCGACAGGAATGGGGGATAGCATTTCGGAAATGACGCAAGTGAAATTTCCGATTTGGATAGGCTATCTTATTTTCTATTTGTCACTAACGGTTATTTCACTATTTATTTCAGTAAAGAAATTGCGTGTTAATATGAAACGTTCAAAATAA
- a CDS encoding MDR family MFS transporter, protein MLAMFVGAVEATIVTTAMPSIASDLGGFSRYSWIFSSYLLMSTVTVLIYGKLADLFGRKPILFIGLTIFLIGSILCGFAVSMEQLIVFRLLQGLGAGAVMPIATTIVGDIYTTEERAKVQGYLSSVWGISAVSGPVIGGLIVHYMNWKFVFWVNVPLGILAMVGIYLFLHEPKREKKVSIDYKGAFLLTLSLSTILYWLVEGGQAFGRLSFYSITLVIVGLGSLALFVRVERQAIDPVMPFALWKTPVILYANLVSLTTGVILIGVSSYLPTFVTGVMEQPAIIAGFTLTAMSIGWPIASSVAGHLLIRYGTFHVSFAGGLSLIFGTTLFVMMDAGSGPWWAAIASFFVGVGMGLTSTSFTVTIQGAVPREKRGSATAANMFMRNFGNTVGAALFGAILNGMLMARFKKDDLNYSLDDVNLLLTDEMRKTIPATKVQLLQNALDGSLQWVYITVAIFAVISLLFILKIPRGKGYLNDNDRT, encoded by the coding sequence ATGTTGGCAATGTTTGTTGGTGCGGTGGAAGCGACGATTGTGACTACAGCAATGCCCTCAATTGCTTCGGACCTTGGTGGTTTTTCAAGATATAGTTGGATTTTTTCTTCTTATTTACTGATGAGTACAGTTACTGTACTCATTTATGGGAAATTGGCGGACTTATTTGGCCGAAAACCAATTTTGTTTATTGGATTGACGATATTTCTTATTGGGTCTATATTATGTGGTTTTGCAGTTTCGATGGAGCAGTTAATTGTATTTAGGTTACTTCAAGGCCTCGGTGCGGGTGCCGTAATGCCGATTGCTACTACGATTGTAGGCGATATATATACGACGGAAGAACGGGCGAAAGTCCAAGGGTATTTATCTAGTGTATGGGGAATTTCAGCTGTATCAGGTCCCGTTATTGGTGGGCTGATTGTTCACTATATGAATTGGAAGTTTGTTTTCTGGGTGAATGTGCCGCTTGGAATACTTGCAATGGTCGGTATCTATCTGTTTCTACATGAACCAAAGCGGGAGAAAAAGGTTTCGATTGATTATAAAGGTGCCTTCCTACTTACGTTATCGTTATCCACTATTTTATACTGGCTTGTTGAAGGTGGTCAGGCATTCGGTCGCTTGTCGTTTTACAGTATCACCCTCGTTATTGTAGGACTCGGGTCGTTAGCGTTATTTGTTAGGGTCGAACGACAAGCAATAGATCCAGTAATGCCATTTGCATTGTGGAAAACCCCCGTTATATTGTATGCGAATCTTGTTTCGTTAACGACAGGGGTCATATTGATTGGAGTTTCCTCTTATTTGCCGACATTCGTTACAGGTGTTATGGAACAGCCGGCGATAATTGCTGGATTCACCCTGACAGCAATGTCTATCGGATGGCCGATTGCATCCTCTGTTGCAGGTCATTTGTTAATCCGCTACGGTACGTTTCATGTATCTTTTGCAGGTGGGTTATCACTCATATTTGGAACAACCTTATTTGTCATGATGGACGCTGGGTCAGGACCTTGGTGGGCTGCGATTGCAAGCTTTTTTGTGGGCGTTGGCATGGGACTGACAAGTACATCGTTCACCGTCACAATCCAAGGGGCGGTTCCAAGAGAGAAGCGAGGATCAGCGACGGCTGCCAATATGTTCATGCGGAATTTCGGGAATACGGTAGGGGCGGCATTATTTGGCGCGATTTTAAATGGCATGTTAATGGCCCGGTTCAAAAAGGATGATTTGAATTATAGTTTAGATGATGTCAATTTACTTCTGACGGATGAAATGAGAAAAACGATACCTGCAACAAAAGTACAGCTGTTACAAAATGCGCTCGATGGCTCGTTGCAATGGGTGTATATTACTGTAGCCATTTTTGCTGTTATCAGCTTGCTCTTTATATTAAAAATTCCACGTGGAAAGGGGTATTTGAATGACAACGACAGAACTTGA
- the fadH gene encoding 2,4-dienoyl-CoA reductase, giving the protein MFEGKVIIVTGGSNGMGKYMAKKFADEGAQVVITGRDIDRLNVAQEEIGDHAHPFQMDVRNVESVAALVAFTDEKFGRIDGLVNNAAGNFIVKAEDLSPNGWKSVIDIVLNGTFYCSSAVGKYWIEKGQKGSILNMLATYAWDAGAGVIHSAAAKAGVMSLTRTLAVEWGSQYGIRVNGIAPGPIERTGGAEKLWESNEAAKRTLESIPLGRLGKPEEIAELAAFIMSDKASYMNGEIVTLDGGQWLNKSPF; this is encoded by the coding sequence GTGTTTGAGGGAAAAGTCATAATTGTAACAGGTGGATCGAATGGGATGGGGAAATACATGGCGAAGAAATTTGCTGATGAAGGTGCACAAGTCGTAATTACGGGTAGAGATATAGATAGGTTAAATGTGGCTCAAGAAGAAATTGGGGATCATGCACATCCATTCCAGATGGATGTGAGGAATGTTGAATCAGTTGCAGCGTTAGTCGCTTTCACGGATGAAAAGTTTGGCCGAATTGATGGATTAGTAAATAATGCGGCTGGAAATTTCATCGTTAAAGCAGAAGATTTATCACCAAACGGCTGGAAGTCTGTTATCGATATTGTACTAAATGGCACATTTTATTGCTCCAGCGCAGTTGGAAAGTACTGGATTGAGAAAGGTCAAAAAGGATCGATATTGAATATGCTTGCAACGTATGCATGGGATGCAGGCGCGGGTGTCATTCATTCCGCGGCAGCTAAAGCAGGTGTTATGTCGTTAACTCGAACTTTAGCAGTTGAATGGGGAAGTCAATATGGAATCCGTGTGAATGGTATTGCGCCGGGTCCGATTGAACGTACAGGCGGCGCAGAAAAGTTATGGGAGTCTAATGAAGCAGCTAAGCGCACACTTGAATCGATTCCTTTGGGTCGTCTTGGGAAGCCGGAAGAGATTGCAGAACTGGCGGCATTCATTATGTCAGATAAGGCGTCCTACATGAATGGAGAAATTGTGACGCTCGACGGCGGACAATGGCTTAATAAATCCCCGTTTTAA
- the cbpB gene encoding cyclic-di-AMP-binding protein CbpB codes for MISINNRDFLFTPIADFIISSEKVAHVQVGNNAEHALLVLTKTGYSAIPVLDAKYRLKGLLSMGMITDSILGLERIEYERLDDLKVDEIMQTDLPSIKTTDRFQKGLDLLIDHTFLCVTEEDGTFAGILSRRVIMKQFKRYIYSVE; via the coding sequence ATGATTTCTATAAACAATAGGGATTTTCTTTTCACACCGATAGCGGATTTTATCATTTCGTCTGAAAAAGTTGCGCATGTTCAGGTTGGAAATAATGCAGAGCACGCCCTCCTTGTACTAACAAAAACAGGTTATTCAGCTATACCGGTCCTTGATGCGAAATATCGTTTAAAAGGGTTGCTCAGTATGGGGATGATTACTGATTCTATTTTGGGACTTGAACGTATTGAATATGAACGTCTTGACGATTTAAAAGTTGATGAAATTATGCAAACTGATTTGCCATCCATAAAAACGACGGATCGATTCCAAAAAGGGCTCGATTTATTAATTGACCATACATTTCTTTGTGTGACGGAAGAAGACGGCACATTTGCAGGCATATTATCACGAAGAGTAATAATGAAACAATTTAAAAGATATATTTACTCGGTTGAATAA
- a CDS encoding ABC transporter ATP-binding protein, translating into MIEIKGLTKKYGQFKALDNLNLTLSEGTVFGFVGANGAGKSTTFLILATLLQPTAGDVFIDGVNIRKNPEAVRKMIGYMPDFFGVYDQLKADEYLDFYGASYGIPEAERQKLIPQLLELVNLSHKRHAYVDLLSRGMKQRLCLARSLIHDPKVLILDEPASGLDPRARVEMRDILKTLKKMGKTILISSHILPELAEMCDEIGVIDNGRLIAHGSVAEIQDKLRGERVITVRLAGSLDSTIAFFEEDPYVSNIEQLDANDGVRFSYKGTEEDQVQLLKQAITNNVPILSFMEHVTNLEDVFMEITKGAD; encoded by the coding sequence ATGATAGAGATAAAAGGACTTACAAAGAAGTACGGCCAATTCAAAGCGCTTGATAATTTGAATTTGACGTTGAGTGAAGGAACAGTTTTTGGGTTTGTTGGTGCGAACGGCGCTGGGAAATCGACGACATTCCTCATTCTTGCGACCTTATTACAACCGACTGCGGGGGACGTTTTCATCGACGGAGTGAATATCCGGAAGAATCCGGAGGCAGTTCGTAAAATGATTGGCTATATGCCTGACTTTTTTGGTGTCTACGATCAGCTAAAGGCGGACGAGTACCTGGACTTTTACGGTGCGAGCTATGGCATTCCTGAAGCGGAGCGGCAAAAGCTTATTCCGCAATTGTTGGAACTCGTCAACCTGTCACATAAGCGTCATGCGTACGTAGATCTTTTGTCGCGGGGGATGAAGCAGCGGCTTTGCTTGGCGCGCAGTCTTATCCATGATCCTAAAGTGCTTATTCTTGACGAACCTGCATCTGGACTGGATCCGCGTGCACGTGTTGAGATGAGAGACATTCTAAAAACATTGAAAAAGATGGGCAAGACGATTTTAATTTCATCACATATTTTGCCTGAACTGGCGGAAATGTGTGATGAAATTGGGGTAATTGATAATGGTCGTCTCATCGCACACGGCTCTGTTGCCGAAATTCAAGATAAGCTGCGCGGAGAAAGAGTTATTACAGTCCGTTTGGCTGGATCGCTCGATAGCACAATCGCATTTTTCGAAGAAGATCCGTACGTGTCAAATATCGAACAGTTGGATGCGAATGATGGCGTCAGATTTTCATATAAAGGGACGGAAGAAGACCAGGTCCAATTGTTGAAGCAAGCGATCACGAATAATGTTCCAATCCTTTCATTCATGGAGCACGTGACCAATCTGGAGGATGTGTTCATGGAAATTACGAAAGGAGCCGATTAA
- a CDS encoding vWA domain-containing protein, whose amino-acid sequence MGFDKLVNGWTVVFPLAVLLYYFFRKRYETTTISSTLFWEQSMRETRVSPYLKNLQRNALFYLQMAALLLIVFILLGPYLTKEEEVGGHTILIVDTSATMLASNEGTSLFARNQEAMKELVASRPGEPITIMTTGKEPIVVIREETDGEAIMTAIDKLTVTYEHEYMERAIEFAKSISTTGAAIHIYTDSLDQATFSEGESAIAWTIHGDENPKINVSIDKFGAVKTPEGTEAIIRITNDSDDTQIGAVHIKDLLTGNLLIAETFSIEGEEEVLLSFKELPESKLLRAEIVVEDDYEVDNTAYILLGNETGEAVVDGHLHELVKRAFEAVGLTVTTGSTTEMLAAQEESIIVTNDVSFLKKGTKPVIIVGRNDESTEPVAGAVQNTSDPLFTVADISDVYVSALYPSFKSYTTIATVGDKPFIQKSKRGDIVILADIELTDWPLHPSFPLFVWSTVELLRSETDSLGLFVPNERKAVLSGRTENGLEIYTIDDEYVTTITDGSSFIAPTRPGIYKALDGGVEKMFAVQLEKSEKELVQGSSYQIGHSENVKGNEEGKNRIGWLFLVPLLLLLLIEWEVQRRRGYPN is encoded by the coding sequence GTGGGATTTGATAAGTTAGTGAATGGTTGGACGGTGGTTTTTCCTTTGGCCGTCCTTCTCTATTACTTTTTCCGAAAACGCTACGAAACGACAACGATATCATCGACATTGTTCTGGGAACAATCGATGCGGGAAACAAGGGTGTCTCCTTACTTGAAAAACTTGCAGCGGAATGCCTTGTTTTATCTGCAAATGGCGGCACTTCTGCTAATAGTATTTATTTTACTAGGGCCTTATCTTACTAAAGAAGAGGAGGTCGGTGGTCATACTATTCTTATTGTGGACACGTCTGCGACTATGCTAGCTAGCAATGAAGGAACTTCACTATTTGCGCGAAATCAGGAAGCAATGAAGGAACTAGTCGCGAGTCGTCCGGGAGAACCAATCACAATTATGACGACTGGGAAAGAGCCCATTGTCGTCATACGGGAGGAAACAGACGGCGAAGCAATCATGACCGCTATCGATAAATTAACCGTTACATATGAACATGAATATATGGAACGGGCCATTGAGTTTGCAAAGTCAATCTCTACAACAGGTGCTGCTATTCATATTTATACGGATTCGCTAGATCAAGCAACTTTTTCTGAAGGAGAAAGTGCCATCGCGTGGACAATTCATGGGGATGAAAATCCTAAAATCAATGTCTCCATCGATAAATTCGGAGCGGTCAAGACACCTGAAGGAACGGAAGCTATTATAAGAATTACCAATGATTCAGATGATACTCAAATCGGAGCCGTACATATTAAAGATCTACTAACCGGTAACTTATTGATAGCTGAAACTTTTTCTATTGAAGGCGAGGAAGAAGTACTTTTATCGTTCAAGGAATTACCCGAAAGTAAATTATTACGTGCCGAAATCGTTGTAGAGGACGATTATGAAGTCGATAATACGGCCTACATATTGTTAGGTAATGAGACGGGGGAGGCTGTTGTCGACGGGCACTTGCATGAGTTGGTCAAGAGAGCATTTGAAGCTGTCGGATTAACCGTTACGACCGGTTCCACGACTGAAATGCTTGCTGCGCAGGAAGAGTCCATTATCGTGACAAATGATGTTTCATTCCTGAAAAAAGGAACGAAGCCGGTGATAATTGTCGGAAGGAACGATGAATCCACTGAACCAGTTGCAGGCGCTGTACAAAACACCTCAGATCCATTGTTTACGGTTGCAGATATTAGTGACGTCTACGTAAGTGCCTTGTATCCGTCGTTTAAATCGTATACGACAATCGCGACTGTGGGCGATAAGCCGTTCATCCAAAAATCGAAGCGCGGCGACATTGTCATACTTGCAGATATTGAGCTGACTGATTGGCCACTTCATCCGTCCTTCCCACTATTTGTTTGGAGTACAGTTGAATTGTTGCGTTCTGAAACGGATTCTTTAGGGTTATTTGTACCGAATGAGCGCAAAGCGGTTCTTTCGGGTAGAACAGAGAATGGACTGGAAATCTACACGATAGATGATGAATATGTCACAACAATTACGGATGGTTCGAGTTTCATCGCGCCAACACGTCCAGGTATTTATAAAGCATTGGACGGAGGAGTAGAAAAGATGTTTGCTGTTCAGCTTGAGAAATCTGAAAAAGAGCTTGTACAGGGTTCATCGTACCAAATCGGGCATTCTGAAAATGTGAAAGGGAATGAAGAAGGGAAAAATAGGATTGGCTGGCTATTCCTCGTGCCACTTTTGCTTCTTCTACTTATTGAATGGGAGGTGCAAAGAAGACGTGGATATCCGAATTGA
- a CDS encoding DUF58 domain-containing protein, with translation MNGELFPNGLAKRLGALSIVSRSGRLGHHKGTHRSRKTGSSLDFSDFREYHPGDDLRHIDWNVYARTDKPYIKQFLDEQEMRIHILLDPTKSMGADGKWNYARQLAIALGQLALKSGDTLSFSTWTDEQDTFFRKKGAAHRASVTKFISAIEDPGSTENFTDRALASIPKAVTVLFILTDGLEEVEKWEHLFRRLPGICGDVRVVTIHSKVEEAPNYEGDIRFVDIESGDGIEVTMTRRTVQDYLEKKSVHEAQMIALARKYGIQLIRAEVAEGVMETVTKKMRHAGWVR, from the coding sequence ATGAACGGTGAACTGTTTCCTAATGGGTTAGCGAAAAGGCTTGGTGCATTGTCAATTGTTTCTCGGTCGGGCCGTCTAGGACATCATAAAGGGACGCATCGTTCAAGGAAGACCGGTTCTTCCCTTGATTTCTCTGATTTCAGGGAATACCATCCCGGTGATGATTTGCGCCATATCGACTGGAATGTCTATGCACGAACGGACAAGCCTTACATTAAGCAGTTTCTTGATGAACAAGAGATGCGTATCCATATTTTACTCGATCCGACGAAGTCAATGGGGGCAGATGGAAAGTGGAATTATGCCCGTCAGCTGGCAATTGCGCTCGGGCAATTAGCGCTTAAAAGTGGAGATACACTATCGTTTTCCACGTGGACTGATGAGCAGGATACCTTTTTTAGAAAGAAAGGCGCTGCGCATCGTGCTTCAGTGACGAAATTCATTTCAGCGATTGAGGATCCGGGATCAACAGAAAATTTCACGGACCGAGCACTTGCGTCTATTCCAAAAGCAGTAACGGTGTTGTTCATCCTGACAGATGGACTTGAAGAGGTCGAAAAGTGGGAACATCTTTTCCGCCGTCTGCCAGGAATTTGCGGTGACGTACGTGTTGTAACGATTCATTCGAAAGTGGAAGAAGCTCCAAATTACGAGGGGGATATTCGATTTGTCGACATCGAGAGTGGTGACGGCATCGAAGTGACTATGACGAGGCGTACGGTTCAAGATTACCTGGAAAAGAAATCGGTACATGAAGCACAAATGATAGCGCTTGCCCGCAAATACGGTATTCAACTTATTCGTGCAGAAGTTGCTGAAGGGGTCATGGAAACCGTAACTAAAAAAATGCGCCATGCAGGATGGGTGCGATAG
- a CDS encoding AAA family ATPase yields the protein MPFTPEQFEEMSGKLGLVKEEIGKFIVGQQEAVEFSIYSILADGHALLEGLPGLGKTMLIRTISEVLDLSFSRIQFTPDLMPADITGTSILERNEEGMQRFAFKEGPIFSQMVLADEINRATPKTQSALLEAMGEKTVTVLGETRQMARPFFVLATQNPIEMEGTYPLPEAQMDRFLCKIILPYPAKSELKEIILRTTGPRLIEIQKVMDAEEIVMAQEMVKEVVIADEMINYAVDLVSATHNNNNGSTDDWAKYVQYGSGPRGLQSIIRLAKARALVSGRYHVSIADIKTVAKPALRHRILINYEGEAEGVDVDGLIVKLLEEVRQGASVQ from the coding sequence ATGCCATTTACACCAGAGCAGTTTGAAGAAATGAGTGGGAAACTAGGATTAGTTAAAGAGGAAATCGGTAAATTCATCGTCGGACAACAGGAAGCGGTCGAGTTTTCTATCTATTCGATTTTGGCAGATGGGCACGCACTATTGGAAGGGTTGCCCGGACTTGGGAAGACAATGCTAATTAGAACGATTTCAGAAGTGCTCGATTTGTCATTTTCACGGATTCAATTTACGCCTGATTTAATGCCGGCCGATATAACGGGGACAAGCATTTTGGAACGAAATGAAGAAGGAATGCAGCGCTTCGCTTTTAAAGAAGGTCCGATTTTTAGCCAGATGGTATTGGCGGATGAAATTAACCGAGCTACTCCGAAAACACAAAGTGCCTTGCTTGAAGCGATGGGCGAAAAAACGGTGACGGTACTTGGAGAGACGAGACAAATGGCACGTCCGTTTTTCGTTCTTGCAACGCAGAATCCGATTGAGATGGAAGGAACTTATCCATTGCCGGAAGCACAGATGGACCGTTTTCTTTGTAAAATAATTTTACCGTATCCAGCGAAATCAGAACTGAAGGAAATTATTCTGCGTACAACGGGACCGCGACTTATCGAAATTCAAAAAGTAATGGATGCGGAAGAAATCGTAATGGCGCAAGAAATGGTCAAAGAAGTTGTTATTGCGGATGAAATGATTAATTACGCGGTCGATTTGGTTTCAGCAACCCACAACAACAACAACGGTTCAACCGATGACTGGGCAAAATATGTTCAGTACGGAAGCGGACCAAGGGGACTTCAGTCAATTATTAGACTCGCCAAAGCGCGTGCGCTTGTGTCAGGTCGTTATCATGTATCCATTGCGGATATTAAAACAGTTGCTAAACCTGCGTTACGTCATCGTATTCTCATCAATTATGAAGGGGAAGCAGAGGGCGTTGACGTTGACGGACTGATCGTTAAATTGCTTGAAGAAGTACGTCAAGGAGCATCGGTGCAATGA
- a CDS encoding LysR family transcriptional regulator, with protein MTTTELEIIKALAEEGNMRKAAERLFLSQPALSQRLQSIEKEWGTLLFIRSQKGLEPTPAGELIIGYAREAIIKREETFEMIASMADKVHGTLKIACASIVGQTWLPQVLKEYVEMYPDAKISLITGWSSEIVKALYEGEAHVGIVRGQVDWKSKKTYLFRDHLYLVDREITSIEELKDTTRPFIQFKSDSNYHMEIQRWWQRHFDQNPGRQITVDQIETCKQLALNGIGYAILPSITLTGDEDVNKMPLLNNEEEFELTRDTWLIGYESSFALKQVDAFTQIVQSHAERLQKDYNY; from the coding sequence ATGACAACGACAGAACTTGAAATCATTAAAGCATTAGCAGAAGAAGGGAATATGCGAAAAGCTGCAGAGCGACTTTTTTTATCGCAACCGGCACTTTCTCAGCGGCTACAATCAATTGAAAAGGAATGGGGAACGTTATTGTTCATCCGCTCGCAGAAAGGTCTTGAGCCGACGCCAGCGGGAGAATTGATCATCGGCTATGCACGTGAAGCGATTATAAAACGTGAAGAAACGTTTGAAATGATTGCATCGATGGCGGACAAAGTGCACGGCACATTGAAAATTGCATGTGCATCCATCGTAGGGCAGACGTGGTTGCCTCAAGTATTGAAAGAGTATGTTGAAATGTATCCAGATGCCAAAATATCGCTGATAACGGGATGGAGTTCAGAAATTGTCAAAGCACTATATGAAGGAGAAGCTCATGTTGGAATTGTTCGGGGCCAGGTAGATTGGAAGAGTAAAAAAACGTATTTATTCCGAGACCATCTCTATTTAGTAGACCGTGAAATTACGTCAATCGAAGAATTGAAAGATACGACTCGTCCATTTATTCAATTCAAGAGTGACTCGAATTACCATATGGAAATTCAGCGTTGGTGGCAGCGTCATTTCGACCAAAATCCGGGGCGTCAAATTACAGTCGATCAGATTGAGACTTGTAAGCAACTGGCGTTAAATGGGATTGGTTATGCGATATTACCGTCAATTACGTTGACCGGTGATGAAGATGTCAATAAAATGCCGCTTTTGAACAATGAAGAAGAATTTGAGTTGACCCGAGATACATGGTTAATCGGCTATGAATCTTCGTTTGCACTAAAACAAGTGGATGCATTTACACAAATTGTCCAAAGTCATGCTGAAAGATTACAAAAAGATTACAATTATTGA